In Serratia marcescens subsp. marcescens ATCC 13880, a single genomic region encodes these proteins:
- the rho gene encoding transcription termination factor Rho has protein sequence MNLTELKNTPVSELITLGENMGLENLARMRKQDIIFSILKQHAKSGEDIFGDGVLEILQDGFGFLRSGDSSYLAGPDDIYVSPSQIRRFNLRTGDTISGKIRPPKEGERYFALLKVNEVNYDKPENARSKILFENLTPLHANSRLRMERGNGSTEDLTARVLDLAAPIGRGQRGLIVAPPKAGKTMLLQNIAQSIAYNHPDCVLMVLLIDERPEEVTEMQRLVKGEVIASTFDEPASRHVQVAEMVIEKAKRLVEHKKDVIILLDSITRLARAYNTVVPASGKVLTGGVDANALHRPKRFFGAARNVEEGGSLTIIATALVDTGSKMDEVIYEEFKGTGNMELHLARKIAEKRVFPAIDYNRSGTRKEELLTTSEELQKMWILRKIIHPMGEIDAMEFLINKLAMTKTNDEFFDMMKRS, from the coding sequence ATGAATCTTACCGAATTAAAGAATACGCCGGTTTCTGAGCTGATTACTCTCGGCGAAAATATGGGGCTGGAAAACCTTGCCCGCATGCGCAAGCAGGACATTATCTTCTCCATTCTGAAGCAACATGCGAAAAGCGGAGAAGATATCTTCGGCGACGGCGTGCTCGAGATATTGCAGGATGGATTCGGTTTCCTCCGCTCTGGAGACAGTTCCTACCTCGCCGGTCCCGACGACATCTACGTATCCCCTAGCCAAATCCGCCGCTTCAACCTCCGCACTGGTGACACCATTTCCGGTAAGATTCGTCCGCCAAAAGAAGGCGAGCGCTATTTTGCCCTGTTGAAAGTCAACGAAGTCAACTACGACAAGCCGGAAAACGCCCGCAGCAAGATCCTGTTCGAGAACTTGACGCCGCTGCACGCCAATTCCCGTCTGCGGATGGAGCGCGGCAACGGCTCGACCGAAGATTTGACGGCGCGCGTACTGGATCTGGCGGCGCCGATTGGCCGCGGCCAACGTGGCCTGATCGTGGCACCGCCGAAAGCCGGTAAAACCATGCTGCTGCAGAACATCGCGCAGAGTATCGCCTACAACCACCCAGACTGCGTGCTGATGGTGCTGCTGATCGACGAACGTCCGGAAGAAGTGACCGAGATGCAGCGTCTGGTGAAGGGCGAAGTGATCGCCTCGACCTTCGACGAGCCGGCTTCGCGTCACGTGCAAGTGGCCGAAATGGTGATCGAGAAGGCCAAGCGCCTGGTTGAGCACAAGAAAGACGTGATCATTCTGCTCGACTCCATCACCCGTCTGGCGCGCGCCTACAACACCGTGGTACCGGCCTCTGGCAAGGTGCTGACCGGTGGTGTGGACGCCAACGCCCTGCACCGTCCGAAGCGTTTCTTCGGTGCGGCGCGTAACGTGGAAGAGGGCGGCAGCCTGACCATCATCGCGACTGCGCTGGTTGATACCGGTTCGAAGATGGACGAAGTGATCTACGAAGAATTTAAAGGCACCGGCAACATGGAATTGCACCTGGCGCGTAAAATCGCCGAGAAACGCGTATTCCCTGCGATCGATTACAACCGTTCCGGTACCCGTAAAGAAGAGCTGCTCACCACCTCCGAAGAGCTGCAAAAAATGTGGATCCTGCGCAAAATCATTCACCCGATGGGTGAGATTGACGCGATGGAGTTCCTCATTAATAAGTTGGCGATGACCAAAACCAACGATGAATTCTTCGATATGATGAAACGCTCATAA
- the trxA gene encoding thioredoxin TrxA, which produces MSDKIIHLTDSSFEADVLKAEGPILVDFWAEWCGPCKMIAPILDEIAEEFEGKLTITKLNIDQNPATAPKYGIRGIPTLLLFKNGEVAATKVGALSKGQLKDFLNANL; this is translated from the coding sequence ATGAGCGATAAAATTATTCACCTGACTGACAGCAGCTTCGAAGCTGACGTGCTGAAAGCGGAAGGGCCGATCCTGGTCGATTTCTGGGCTGAATGGTGTGGGCCGTGCAAGATGATTGCTCCGATTCTGGATGAGATTGCCGAAGAGTTCGAAGGCAAACTGACCATCACCAAGCTGAATATCGATCAGAACCCGGCTACCGCGCCTAAGTACGGTATCCGTGGCATCCCTACGCTGTTGCTGTTCAAGAACGGTGAAGTGGCCGCGACCAAGGTTGGCGCGTTGTCCAAAGGTCAGCTCAAAGATTTCCTGAACGCGAATCTGTAA
- the wecA gene encoding UDP-N-acetylglucosamine--undecaprenyl-phosphate N-acetylglucosaminephosphotransferase, producing the protein MNLLTMSTEILFVFLFSLAFLFVARKAAKRIGLVDKPNYRKRHQGLIPLVGGISVYAGLCFAFWISEQPIAHAKLYLTCAGILVFVGALDDRFDISVKIRALVQALVGIAMMVFAGLYLRSFGHVLGDWEMLLGPFGYLVTLFAVWAAINAFNMVDGIDGLLGGLSCVSFGALGLLLYLSGHHEMAFWCFAMIATIVPYILLNLGILGRRYKVFMGDAGSTLIGFTAIWLLLQSSQGKAHSINPVTALWIIAIPLMDMIAIMYRRLRKGMSPFSPDRQHIHHLIMRAGFTPRQAFVLITLAAALLAAVGVIGERLTFIPEWVMLALFLLAFFLYGYCIKRAWRVARYIKRIKRRLRRSSDNKQVS; encoded by the coding sequence GTGAACTTACTCACTATGAGTACTGAAATTCTATTTGTTTTCCTGTTTTCTTTGGCTTTTCTCTTTGTTGCCCGCAAGGCGGCAAAACGTATTGGTCTGGTAGATAAACCCAATTATCGCAAACGCCATCAGGGGCTGATTCCTCTGGTCGGCGGTATTTCCGTTTATGCCGGATTGTGTTTCGCATTTTGGATTTCCGAACAGCCTATCGCGCACGCCAAGCTTTACCTCACCTGCGCCGGCATTCTGGTGTTTGTGGGCGCGCTCGACGATCGTTTTGACATCAGCGTTAAGATCCGCGCCCTGGTGCAGGCGTTGGTCGGCATCGCCATGATGGTGTTCGCCGGTTTGTATCTGCGCAGCTTCGGCCATGTGCTGGGCGACTGGGAGATGTTGCTGGGGCCATTCGGCTATTTGGTCACGCTATTCGCGGTATGGGCGGCGATCAACGCCTTCAACATGGTCGATGGCATTGATGGTCTGCTGGGGGGGCTGTCATGCGTTTCCTTCGGCGCGCTGGGTCTGTTGCTGTACCTGAGCGGTCACCATGAGATGGCGTTCTGGTGCTTTGCGATGATCGCCACCATCGTTCCCTATATTTTGCTCAACCTCGGCATCCTCGGCCGCCGTTATAAGGTGTTCATGGGGGACGCCGGCAGCACCCTGATCGGCTTTACCGCCATATGGCTACTGTTGCAAAGCTCGCAGGGCAAGGCACACTCGATTAACCCGGTGACCGCGCTGTGGATCATCGCTATTCCGCTGATGGACATGATAGCAATCATGTATCGTCGTTTACGCAAGGGGATGAGCCCCTTCTCTCCCGATCGTCAACATATTCACCACCTGATCATGCGCGCCGGCTTTACGCCGCGGCAGGCTTTCGTATTGATCACCCTGGCGGCCGCATTGCTGGCGGCGGTAGGCGTGATCGGTGAGCGCCTGACTTTTATCCCAGAGTGGGTTATGTTGGCATTATTCTTGCTTGCTTTCTTCCTGTACGGTTACTGTATCAAGCGCGCCTGGCGGGTTGCGCGGTACATTAAGCGTATCAAGCGTCGCCTGCGGCGTTCGAGCGATAACAAGCAAGTATCTTAA
- the ppx gene encoding exopolyphosphatase, translated as MLSSSTLYAAIDLGSNSFHMLVVREVAGSIQTLARIKRKVRLAAGLDQNNHLSHEAMQRGWQCLRLFSERLQDIPREQIRVVATATLRLASNADEFLQAAEQILGCPVQVISGEEEARLIYHGVAHTTGGPDRRLVVDIGGGSTELVTGTGAQATQLYSLSMGCVTWLERYFSDRNLGQENFERAEQAARDMVRPIAPQLRQQGWQICVGASGTVQALQEIMVAQGMDERITLPKLRQLKQRAIQCGKLEELEIEGLTLERALVFPSGLSILLAIFQELGIESMMLAGGALREGLVYGMLHLPVEQDIRIRTIRNLQRRYLIDTEQAERVSQLAANFSQQVANEWQLDARCRELLHSASLIHELGLSVDFKQAPQHAAYLIRHLDLPGFTPAQKKLLATLLQNQSNTLDLSLLNQQNALPPRTAQRLCRILRLAIIFASRRRDDTLPAVRLRANQDDELTVILPPGWLEQHPLRAEALEQESHWQSYVHWTLRLEEQR; from the coding sequence ATGCTCAGTTCCAGCACGCTTTATGCTGCCATCGATCTCGGCTCCAACAGCTTCCACATGTTGGTCGTACGCGAGGTGGCCGGCAGCATTCAGACTCTGGCGCGGATCAAGCGCAAAGTGCGCCTGGCGGCCGGGCTGGATCAGAACAATCACCTGTCGCATGAGGCCATGCAGCGCGGCTGGCAGTGTCTGCGGCTGTTCTCCGAACGCCTGCAGGACATTCCGCGCGAGCAGATCCGCGTCGTCGCCACCGCCACGCTGCGTCTGGCGTCCAACGCCGATGAGTTCCTGCAGGCCGCCGAGCAAATCCTCGGTTGCCCGGTACAGGTGATCAGCGGCGAAGAAGAGGCACGGCTGATCTATCACGGCGTCGCGCACACCACCGGCGGGCCGGATCGCCGGCTGGTCGTCGACATCGGCGGCGGCAGCACCGAACTGGTCACCGGCACCGGCGCACAGGCAACGCAGCTGTATAGCCTGTCGATGGGCTGCGTCACCTGGCTGGAACGCTACTTCAGCGATCGCAACCTCGGGCAAGAAAACTTCGAACGCGCCGAACAGGCCGCCCGCGACATGGTGCGGCCGATCGCACCGCAATTGCGCCAGCAAGGTTGGCAGATCTGCGTCGGCGCTTCCGGCACCGTGCAAGCGCTGCAGGAGATCATGGTGGCGCAGGGCATGGATGAGCGCATCACCCTACCCAAACTGCGCCAGCTGAAACAGCGCGCCATTCAGTGCGGCAAGCTGGAAGAACTGGAGATCGAAGGGTTGACGCTGGAGCGCGCGCTGGTGTTCCCGAGCGGCCTGTCCATTCTGTTGGCCATTTTCCAGGAGCTGGGCATCGAGAGCATGATGCTGGCCGGCGGGGCGCTGCGTGAAGGCCTGGTTTACGGCATGCTGCATCTGCCGGTGGAGCAGGATATTCGCATCCGCACCATCCGCAACCTGCAGCGCCGTTACCTGATCGACACCGAGCAGGCCGAACGCGTCAGCCAGCTCGCCGCCAACTTCTCGCAGCAAGTCGCCAACGAGTGGCAGTTGGATGCGCGATGTCGCGAGCTGTTGCACAGCGCCAGTCTGATTCACGAACTCGGCCTCAGCGTCGATTTCAAACAGGCGCCGCAACACGCCGCTTACCTGATCCGCCACCTGGACTTACCCGGCTTTACCCCGGCGCAGAAAAAACTGCTGGCCACCCTGCTGCAAAACCAGAGCAACACCCTCGACCTGTCGCTGTTGAACCAGCAAAACGCCCTGCCGCCGCGCACTGCGCAGCGCCTGTGCCGCATTTTGCGCCTGGCGATCATCTTCGCCAGCCGCCGTCGCGACGACACGCTACCGGCGGTGCGGTTACGCGCCAATCAGGACGATGAACTGACGGTGATCTTGCCGCCGGGTTGGCTGGAACAGCATCCGCTGCGCGCCGAGGCGCTGGAGCAGGAAAGCCACTGGCAGAGCTACGTCCACTGGACGCTGCGGTTGGAAGAACAACGTTGA
- the rhlB gene encoding ATP-dependent RNA helicase RhlB has product MSKTHLTEQKFSDFALHPLVLEALEKKGFHNCTPIQALALPLTLSGRDVAGQAQTGTGKTLAFLASTFHYLLTHPAKQDRQTNQPRALIMAPTRELAVQIHSDAEALSQSTGLKLGLAYGGDGYDKQLKVLESGVDILIGTTGRLIDYTKQNYVDLGAMQVVVLDEADRMYDLGFIKDIRWLFRRMPAADQRLNMLFSATLSYRVRELAFEQMNNAEYVEVEPEQKTGHRIKEELFYPSNEEKMRLLQTLIEEEWPDRAIIFANTKHRCEDIWGHLAADGHRVGLLTGDVAQKKRLRILDDFTKGNLDILVATDVAARGLHIPSVTHVFNYDLPDDCEDYVHRIGRTGRAGASGHSISLACEEYALNLPAIETYIDHSIPVSKYNSDALLTDLPAPKRLSRPRGGNGPRRNSAPRRGGAPRNNRKRSS; this is encoded by the coding sequence ATGAGCAAAACACACTTGACCGAACAGAAGTTTTCCGACTTCGCCCTGCACCCGTTAGTCCTTGAAGCCCTTGAGAAAAAAGGGTTTCACAATTGCACGCCCATCCAGGCGTTAGCATTGCCGCTCACGCTCTCCGGGCGTGACGTTGCAGGTCAGGCGCAAACCGGTACCGGAAAGACGCTGGCGTTTTTGGCGTCTACTTTTCACTATTTGCTGACTCACCCGGCGAAACAGGATCGCCAGACCAATCAGCCGCGCGCCTTGATCATGGCGCCTACGCGTGAACTGGCGGTGCAAATCCACTCTGATGCGGAAGCGCTCTCCCAGAGCACCGGCCTGAAACTGGGCCTGGCCTACGGCGGCGACGGCTACGACAAGCAGCTGAAAGTGCTGGAAAGCGGCGTGGACATTCTGATTGGCACCACCGGCCGTTTAATCGATTACACCAAACAGAACTATGTCGATCTCGGCGCGATGCAGGTCGTCGTGCTGGATGAAGCCGATCGCATGTACGATCTTGGCTTTATCAAAGACATCCGTTGGCTGTTCCGCCGCATGCCAGCGGCCGATCAACGCCTGAACATGCTGTTCTCCGCTACCCTGTCCTATCGCGTACGCGAACTGGCCTTCGAGCAGATGAACAACGCCGAATATGTTGAAGTGGAACCGGAACAGAAAACCGGCCACCGCATTAAAGAAGAGCTGTTCTACCCGTCCAACGAAGAAAAAATGCGCCTGCTGCAGACGCTGATCGAAGAAGAGTGGCCGGATCGCGCCATCATCTTCGCCAACACCAAGCACCGCTGCGAAGACATCTGGGGCCATCTGGCCGCCGACGGTCACCGCGTGGGCCTGCTGACCGGCGACGTGGCGCAGAAAAAACGCCTGCGCATCCTCGACGACTTCACCAAAGGCAATCTCGATATTCTGGTCGCCACCGACGTCGCCGCGCGCGGTCTGCACATCCCTTCCGTCACGCACGTCTTCAACTACGATCTGCCTGACGACTGCGAAGACTACGTGCACCGCATCGGCCGTACCGGCCGCGCAGGCGCCAGCGGCCACTCCATCAGCCTGGCGTGCGAAGAGTATGCGCTCAACCTGCCGGCGATCGAGACCTATATCGACCACAGCATTCCGGTGAGCAAGTACAACAGCGATGCGCTGCTGACCGATTTGCCGGCGCCGAAGCGCCTGTCGCGCCCGCGCGGCGGCAACGGCCCACGTCGCAACTCCGCGCCTCGTCGCGGCGGCGCGCCGCGCAACAACCGTAAACGTTCGAGCTGA
- the rep gene encoding DNA helicase Rep — MRLNPSQQQAVEFVTGPCLVLAGAGSGKTRVITNKIAHLIHHCGYQARHIAAVTFTNKAAREMKERVSQTLGRKEARGLMISTFHTLGLEIIKREYVALGMKSNFSLFDDQDQLALLKELTEKWLESDKTLVAQLISTISNWKNDLIDPQRAAELARSERDKLFAHCYGLYHAHMRACNVLDFDDLILLPTLLLQRNEEVRERWQQRIRYLLVDEYQDTNTSQYELVKLLVGNRARFTVVGDDDQSIYSWRGARPQNLVLLKEDFPALQVIKLEQNYRSSERILKAANILIANNPHVFEKRLFSELGYGEELKVVTANNEDHEAERVVGELIAHHFVKKTNYGDYAILYRGNHQSRVFEKMLMQNRIPYKISGGTSFFSRPEIKDLLAYLRVLTNPEDDSAFLRIVNTPKREIGPATLQKLGEWANQRNKSLFHASFDLGLSQHLTGRGLESLQRFTHWLGGIAQQAEREPVAAVRDLIRGVDYESWLFETSTSPKAAEMRMKNVNTLFGWMTEMLEGNDLDEPMTLTQVVTRFTLRDMMERGESEEELDQVQLMTLHASKGLEFPYVFLVGMEEGLLPHQSSIDEDNVDEERRLAYVGITRAQKELIFTLCRERRQYGELVRPEPSRFLLELPQDDLAWETERKVVSPQERMQKGQSHLANIRAQLAKAKGGN, encoded by the coding sequence ATGCGATTAAACCCCAGCCAACAACAAGCCGTCGAATTCGTTACCGGGCCCTGCCTGGTGTTGGCCGGTGCCGGTTCCGGCAAGACGCGCGTTATCACCAACAAGATAGCCCACCTTATCCATCATTGCGGCTATCAGGCGCGACACATCGCCGCCGTGACCTTTACCAACAAAGCCGCGCGCGAGATGAAAGAGCGCGTGTCGCAAACCCTGGGGCGCAAAGAGGCGCGCGGGCTGATGATTTCCACCTTCCACACCCTGGGGCTGGAAATCATCAAGCGGGAATATGTGGCGCTGGGCATGAAGTCCAACTTCTCGCTGTTCGACGACCAGGATCAGCTGGCGCTGTTGAAAGAGCTGACCGAAAAGTGGCTGGAAAGCGATAAAACGCTGGTGGCGCAGCTGATTTCGACCATCTCCAACTGGAAAAACGACCTGATCGATCCCCAGCGCGCGGCGGAGCTGGCGCGCTCGGAGCGCGACAAGCTGTTCGCCCACTGCTACGGCCTGTACCACGCCCATATGCGGGCGTGCAACGTGCTGGACTTCGATGACTTGATCCTGCTGCCGACGCTGCTGTTGCAACGCAACGAAGAGGTGCGCGAACGCTGGCAGCAGCGCATCCGCTATCTGCTGGTGGATGAGTACCAGGATACCAACACCAGTCAGTACGAGCTGGTGAAGCTGCTGGTGGGCAACCGCGCGCGCTTTACAGTGGTGGGCGACGACGACCAGTCGATCTACTCCTGGCGCGGCGCGCGGCCGCAGAACCTGGTGCTGCTGAAGGAAGATTTCCCGGCGCTGCAGGTGATCAAGCTGGAACAAAACTACCGTTCCAGCGAGCGCATTCTGAAGGCGGCCAACATTCTGATCGCCAATAACCCGCACGTGTTTGAAAAGCGGCTGTTTTCTGAACTGGGGTATGGCGAAGAGCTGAAGGTGGTGACCGCCAACAATGAGGATCACGAAGCCGAGCGGGTGGTGGGGGAGCTGATCGCCCACCACTTCGTGAAAAAGACCAATTACGGCGACTATGCGATCCTGTACCGCGGCAACCACCAGTCGCGGGTGTTTGAAAAGATGCTGATGCAGAACCGCATCCCGTACAAGATTTCCGGCGGCACGTCGTTCTTCTCTCGCCCCGAGATCAAGGATCTGCTGGCTTACCTGCGCGTGCTGACCAACCCGGAAGACGACAGCGCCTTCCTGCGCATCGTCAATACCCCCAAGCGCGAGATCGGCCCGGCGACGCTGCAGAAGCTTGGCGAGTGGGCCAACCAGCGTAACAAGAGTTTGTTCCATGCCAGCTTCGATCTGGGGCTGAGCCAGCATCTGACCGGGCGCGGGCTGGAATCGCTGCAGCGTTTCACCCACTGGCTGGGCGGCATCGCCCAGCAGGCGGAGCGTGAGCCGGTGGCGGCGGTGCGCGATCTGATCCGCGGCGTGGATTATGAGAGCTGGCTGTTTGAAACCTCGACCAGCCCGAAGGCCGCCGAAATGCGGATGAAAAACGTCAACACGCTGTTCGGTTGGATGACGGAAATGCTGGAAGGCAACGATCTGGACGAGCCGATGACGCTGACCCAGGTCGTGACGCGCTTCACCCTGCGCGACATGATGGAACGCGGCGAAAGTGAAGAGGAGCTGGATCAGGTACAGCTGATGACGCTGCACGCCTCAAAGGGGCTGGAGTTCCCTTACGTGTTCCTGGTGGGCATGGAAGAGGGCCTGCTGCCGCACCAGAGCAGCATCGACGAAGACAATGTCGATGAAGAGCGGCGTCTGGCCTATGTGGGGATCACCCGCGCGCAAAAAGAGCTGATTTTCACCCTGTGCCGCGAGCGCCGTCAGTACGGCGAGCTGGTGCGGCCGGAGCCGAGCCGGTTCCTGCTGGAGCTGCCGCAGGACGATTTGGCGTGGGAAACCGAGCGCAAAGTGGTGAGCCCGCAGGAGCGGATGCAGAAGGGGCAGAGCCATCTGGCCAATATTCGCGCCCAGCTGGCCAAGGCCAAAGGCGGGAATTAA
- the wecB gene encoding non-hydrolyzing UDP-N-acetylglucosamine 2-epimerase: MKVLTVFGTRPEAIKMAPLVHALAQDEAFDARVCVTAQHREMLDQVLRLFGITPDYDLNIMKPGQGLTEITCRILEGLKGVLEDFKPDVVLVHGDTTTTLATSLAAFYQRIPVGHVEAGLRTGNLYSPWPEEANRKLTGHLAMFHFAPTENSRQNLLRELLPDNRIFVTGNTVIDALFWVRDRVMSDAALRAGLAQRYPFLDADKKLILVTGHRRESFGGGFERICSALAEIARSHPEVQVVYPVHLNPNVSEPVNRILKGIDNVMLIEPQDYLPFVYLMTHAYMILTDSGGIQEEAPSLGKPVLVMRDTTERPEAVDAGTVRLVGTDVAKIVEAVTRLLTDESEYHAMSRAHNPYGDGHACQRILEALKNHQVTL; the protein is encoded by the coding sequence GTGAAAGTGTTGACTGTTTTCGGCACCAGGCCTGAAGCCATTAAAATGGCGCCGCTGGTACATGCACTGGCCCAGGATGAGGCCTTTGACGCAAGAGTCTGCGTAACGGCACAGCATCGTGAGATGTTGGATCAGGTATTGCGGTTGTTCGGGATCACGCCGGATTACGACCTGAACATCATGAAACCCGGCCAGGGGCTAACGGAAATCACCTGTCGCATCCTGGAAGGGCTGAAAGGGGTGCTGGAAGACTTCAAACCGGACGTGGTGCTGGTGCACGGCGATACCACCACCACGCTGGCGACCAGTCTGGCGGCGTTTTATCAACGCATCCCCGTCGGGCATGTCGAGGCCGGGCTGCGCACCGGCAATCTGTATTCTCCCTGGCCGGAAGAGGCCAACCGCAAACTGACCGGCCATCTGGCGATGTTCCACTTCGCGCCGACCGAGAACTCGCGCCAAAACCTGCTGCGCGAGCTGCTGCCGGACAACCGTATTTTCGTGACCGGCAATACGGTGATCGACGCGCTGTTCTGGGTGCGCGATCGCGTGATGAGCGATGCTGCGCTGCGCGCTGGCCTGGCGCAGCGTTACCCGTTCCTCGATGCCGACAAAAAACTGATTCTGGTCACCGGCCATCGCCGGGAAAGCTTTGGCGGCGGTTTTGAGCGGATTTGCAGCGCGCTGGCGGAGATCGCCCGCAGCCACCCGGAAGTGCAGGTGGTGTACCCGGTGCATCTCAATCCGAATGTCAGCGAGCCGGTGAATCGCATTTTGAAAGGCATCGACAACGTCATGCTGATCGAACCGCAGGATTATTTGCCGTTTGTCTATCTGATGACTCACGCTTACATGATCCTGACCGACTCCGGCGGCATTCAGGAAGAGGCGCCCTCGTTAGGCAAGCCGGTGCTGGTGATGCGCGACACCACCGAGCGCCCTGAGGCGGTAGATGCGGGCACGGTGCGCCTGGTCGGCACCGATGTGGCCAAAATTGTTGAAGCGGTGACCCGGCTGTTGACGGATGAAAGCGAATATCACGCGATGAGCCGGGCGCACAACCCATACGGCGACGGGCATGCCTGTCAGCGTATCCTCGAAGCTTTAAAGAATCATCAGGTGACACTATGA
- the wzzE gene encoding ECA polysaccharide chain length modulation protein gives MNPETTSDKHTPAVDNELDIRGLCCTLWRGKPWIIGIAVLFAAVALIVSYLVKQEWSATAITDKPTVNALGGYYSQQQFLRNLDVRTLPATAGDQPSIADEAYNEFIMQLAAYDTRRDFWLQSEYYKQRQEGDARADAALLDELINNILFTPRDDKKVPNDGVKLTAETAADANRLLRQYVAFASHRAALHLNEEIQGAWAARTTSMKAQVKRQEAVAESVYKRELNTTQQALKIAESQGISRTQTDTPAEQLPDSDLFLLGRPMLQARLEGLQASGPTYDLDYDQNRAMLATLNVGPTLDEKFQTYRYLRTPEEPVKRDSPRRVFWLILWGAMGALVGAGVALARRPRS, from the coding sequence ATGAATCCAGAAACAACGTCTGACAAGCATACCCCGGCGGTGGATAACGAACTCGATATCCGAGGCCTGTGCTGCACCCTGTGGCGCGGCAAACCGTGGATTATCGGCATTGCGGTGCTGTTCGCGGCGGTCGCGTTGATCGTCTCTTATCTGGTTAAGCAAGAGTGGAGCGCGACCGCAATCACAGACAAACCCACGGTGAATGCGTTGGGCGGTTACTACTCCCAGCAGCAGTTCCTGCGTAATCTGGATGTGCGCACGCTGCCGGCGACGGCCGGCGATCAGCCGAGCATCGCGGATGAAGCGTACAATGAGTTCATCATGCAACTGGCGGCTTACGATACGCGTCGCGATTTCTGGCTGCAGAGCGAATACTACAAGCAACGTCAGGAAGGGGATGCCCGCGCCGATGCGGCGCTGCTCGATGAGCTGATCAACAACATCCTGTTCACGCCGCGCGACGACAAAAAAGTCCCGAACGACGGCGTGAAGCTGACGGCGGAAACCGCGGCGGACGCCAACCGCCTGCTGCGCCAATACGTGGCCTTCGCCAGCCACCGCGCTGCCCTGCACCTGAACGAAGAGATCCAGGGGGCGTGGGCCGCTCGTACCACCTCGATGAAGGCACAGGTCAAGCGCCAGGAAGCGGTCGCGGAGTCGGTTTACAAGCGCGAGCTGAACACCACGCAGCAGGCGTTGAAAATCGCCGAGAGCCAGGGGATCAGCCGCACGCAAACCGACACCCCGGCTGAACAGTTGCCGGATTCGGATCTGTTCTTGCTGGGCCGGCCAATGCTGCAGGCGCGTCTGGAAGGCCTGCAGGCCTCCGGCCCGACCTATGACCTGGATTACGATCAGAACCGCGCAATGTTGGCGACGCTGAACGTTGGCCCGACGTTGGATGAGAAGTTCCAGACCTATCGTTATTTGCGCACGCCGGAAGAGCCGGTAAAACGCGACAGCCCGCGCCGGGTATTCTGGCTGATTCTGTGGGGCGCGATGGGCGCTTTGGTTGGCGCGGGTGTTGCCTTGGCGCGTCGGCCGCGTAGTTAA